The Aquiluna sp. KACHI24 genome contains a region encoding:
- the ilvA gene encoding threonine ammonia-lyase has protein sequence MSNKLPTLDDFYATLENVRGIALKTPMLPSHWLSEQTGQDIWFKCENLQRTGAYKIRGAYNMISGLTEEEKKRGVVAASAGNHAQGVALAAKQLGIKATIFMPVGASLPKYQATLGYGAEVVLTGAIFDETLAAAKEFTAKTGAVFVPPFDHPEIIKGQGTVALEIMEQLPEVDNIVVCLGGGGLSAGVALAAKLKAKVLGKKIKVYAVQAEAAAAYPVSLKAGKPVDIKVQPTIADGIAVARPGKLPFEIISEYVDKVVTVTEDEIAKAMVAVMERSKLVVEAGGVVGAAAVIAGKLKLKGTTAIILSGGNIDPLLLQRVIRHGLAASDRYTNISVMLPDRPGQLVRTAEAVAAAQANVVEVLHTRHGNGLQISEVELNLSVETRGKEHREELMKSLKDAGLRPKLHED, from the coding sequence ATGTCAAACAAGCTACCCACTCTCGATGATTTTTACGCGACCTTAGAAAACGTGCGCGGCATTGCCCTGAAGACCCCAATGCTTCCAAGCCATTGGCTGTCAGAGCAGACCGGGCAAGACATTTGGTTCAAGTGTGAAAACCTCCAGCGCACCGGTGCCTACAAAATTCGCGGCGCTTACAACATGATCTCCGGTCTCACCGAGGAGGAGAAAAAGCGCGGTGTAGTTGCGGCATCTGCTGGTAACCACGCACAGGGTGTTGCCCTGGCTGCCAAGCAGCTCGGCATCAAGGCCACCATCTTCATGCCGGTCGGCGCATCGCTCCCGAAATACCAGGCGACTTTGGGCTACGGCGCAGAAGTGGTGCTAACCGGAGCCATCTTTGACGAGACCTTGGCAGCTGCCAAGGAATTCACCGCAAAGACCGGTGCAGTGTTTGTCCCACCTTTTGATCACCCAGAGATCATCAAAGGTCAGGGCACGGTTGCTCTTGAGATCATGGAGCAGCTTCCCGAGGTTGACAACATCGTGGTTTGCCTCGGAGGCGGTGGTCTGAGTGCCGGTGTCGCCCTGGCTGCAAAACTGAAGGCTAAGGTCCTGGGCAAAAAGATCAAGGTCTATGCGGTGCAGGCCGAGGCCGCTGCGGCTTACCCAGTCTCGCTAAAGGCTGGGAAGCCGGTCGATATCAAAGTTCAGCCCACCATCGCAGATGGAATCGCGGTTGCACGTCCTGGCAAGTTGCCATTTGAGATCATCAGTGAATACGTCGACAAGGTCGTGACCGTCACCGAGGACGAAATTGCCAAGGCCATGGTTGCCGTCATGGAGCGTTCCAAGCTGGTGGTTGAAGCCGGCGGTGTGGTTGGAGCTGCTGCGGTAATCGCCGGCAAGCTCAAGCTCAAGGGAACAACAGCAATCATTCTCTCGGGTGGCAATATCGATCCGCTTTTGTTGCAGCGCGTTATCCGCCACGGCCTAGCCGCCTCTGATCGCTACACAAACATTTCAGTGATGTTGCCGGACCGTCCGGGTCAGCTAGTGAGGACAGCTGAGGCTGTGGCAGCGGCTCAGGCAAACGTGGTTGAGGTGCTGCACACCCGTCACGGCAATGGCTTGCAGATTTCTGAGGTCGAGCTAAACCTCTCGGTTGAGACCCGGGGTAAAGAGCACCGCGAAGAACTTATGAAGTCGCTTAAGGATGCCGGTCTGAGACCGAAGCTTCACGAAGACTAA
- the eno gene encoding phosphopyruvate hydratase, with product MSIITAVGAREILDSRGNPTIEVEVLLSDDSFGRAAVPSGASTGAFEAHESRDGDKSRYLGKGVQHAVKAVVETIDEALVDFDSTDQRLVDAALIALDGTDNKKKLGANAILGVSLANARAAAESVNLPLYRYLGGSNAHVLPVPLMNIINGGAHADTGVDIQEFMIVPHGAESFSEAIRWGVEVYHSLKKLLSEKGLATGLGDEGGFAPDLPNNAAALELISEAIANAGYKLGSEIALALDVASTEFFDEKTGKYTFEGVERSSDDMIAYYADLLARFPLVSIEDPLAEDDWAGWTKITAELGSKVQLVGDDLYVTNPERLQKGIDLQAGNAILVKVNQIGTLTETMDAVSLAQRHGMKAIISHRSGETEDTFIADLAVATNAGQIKTGAPARSERVAKYNQLLRIEEELADAAVYAGRGAFPRFQG from the coding sequence TTGTCAATCATTACTGCAGTCGGAGCAAGAGAGATCCTTGACTCCCGTGGCAACCCAACCATCGAGGTTGAGGTCCTACTTTCTGACGACAGCTTCGGTCGTGCAGCTGTTCCATCGGGCGCATCTACCGGTGCGTTTGAGGCTCACGAGTCCCGTGATGGCGACAAGTCCCGTTACCTAGGCAAGGGTGTGCAGCACGCCGTCAAGGCAGTAGTTGAGACCATCGATGAGGCTTTGGTTGACTTTGATTCCACCGACCAGCGCCTGGTTGACGCAGCGCTAATCGCGCTCGATGGGACCGACAACAAGAAGAAGCTCGGCGCAAACGCAATCCTTGGCGTCTCCCTGGCAAACGCTCGCGCTGCAGCCGAGAGCGTGAACCTGCCGCTATACCGCTACCTGGGTGGTTCAAACGCACACGTGCTTCCAGTGCCACTAATGAACATCATCAACGGTGGTGCTCACGCTGACACCGGCGTTGACATTCAGGAGTTCATGATTGTCCCTCACGGTGCAGAGAGCTTCTCCGAGGCAATTCGCTGGGGTGTTGAGGTTTACCACTCGCTAAAGAAGCTACTCTCCGAGAAGGGCTTGGCAACAGGTCTGGGTGACGAGGGTGGTTTTGCCCCAGATCTACCAAACAACGCTGCGGCACTGGAGCTAATCTCCGAGGCAATCGCAAATGCCGGATACAAGCTTGGCAGCGAAATTGCCTTGGCTCTAGATGTTGCATCCACCGAATTCTTTGACGAGAAGACCGGCAAGTACACCTTTGAGGGTGTGGAGCGCTCCTCTGACGACATGATTGCCTACTACGCGGATCTGCTGGCCCGCTTCCCACTGGTCTCCATCGAGGACCCACTAGCCGAGGATGACTGGGCCGGTTGGACCAAGATCACCGCAGAGCTTGGAAGCAAGGTCCAGTTGGTTGGAGATGACCTATACGTCACCAACCCAGAGCGACTTCAGAAGGGTATTGACCTTCAGGCTGGAAATGCGATTTTGGTGAAGGTCAACCAGATCGGAACCCTAACCGAGACCATGGATGCTGTATCGCTAGCTCAGCGCCACGGCATGAAGGCAATCATCTCTCACCGCTCCGGTGAGACCGAGGACACCTTCATCGCTGATCTCGCTGTTGCAACCAACGCCGGTCAGATCAAGACTGGTGCTCCAGCTCGTTCCGAGCGAGTTGCCAAGTACAACCAGCTTCTACGAATCGAAGAGGAGCTAGCCGACGCTGCGGTATACGCAGGTCGCGGTGCCTTCCCTCGCTTCCAGGGCTAA
- a CDS encoding isoprenyl transferase: MRNLVYRIYESMLERDLEPSNLPKHIGVMVDGNRRWAQLQGFDKVGHGHAAGAKKIVDFLTWCSELGIEHTTIYLLSTDNLVGRSSDELKDLIDIIVKLAEELVELGRWKLKVVGDTAQLPYEAAQRLSVIEEKTKNNPMPHVNLAIAYGGRKEISDAMRSILKSHAAKGLSIDELAEHLTPELITEHLYTTGQPDPDLLIRTSGEQRLSGFLLWQSANSEFYFAEALWPDFRRVDFLRAMRDFQRRHRRFGS; encoded by the coding sequence GTGCGCAATCTTGTCTATCGGATTTACGAATCGATGCTGGAGCGTGACCTCGAGCCAAGTAACTTGCCAAAACACATTGGTGTCATGGTCGATGGCAATCGCCGCTGGGCGCAGCTGCAGGGCTTTGACAAGGTTGGCCATGGCCATGCCGCCGGTGCCAAGAAAATCGTTGATTTTCTGACCTGGTGCTCTGAGCTCGGTATTGAGCACACCACTATTTACCTTCTGTCAACAGACAACTTGGTTGGTCGTTCGAGTGATGAGCTCAAAGATTTGATCGACATCATTGTCAAGCTTGCCGAGGAGCTCGTCGAACTTGGTCGCTGGAAGCTCAAGGTTGTTGGTGATACCGCGCAGCTTCCTTATGAGGCCGCACAAAGACTCTCCGTGATCGAGGAGAAGACCAAGAACAACCCGATGCCGCATGTCAATCTTGCGATCGCCTACGGTGGGCGCAAGGAGATCTCAGATGCCATGAGGTCCATCTTGAAATCGCATGCCGCTAAGGGTCTATCGATCGATGAGTTGGCAGAGCATCTAACCCCAGAACTAATCACTGAGCATCTCTACACAACGGGTCAGCCTGACCCAGACCTACTGATCAGAACCTCGGGGGAGCAGCGACTGAGCGGCTTCCTGCTATGGCAAAGCGCTAACAGCGAGTTCTACTTTGCAGAGGCACTCTGGCCAGATTTCAGGCGGGTTGATTTTCTTCGAGCAATGCGCGATTTTCAGCGTCGTCATCGACGCTTTGGAAGCTGA
- the greA gene encoding transcription elongation factor GreA gives MTDSMLLTQAAYDRLKDELEQLITVGRVEIAKRIQDAREEGDLKENGGYHAAKEEQGKIEARINRLEEMLATATIGAADASDGIVKQGLMVHCKLNGRDTEFFLGSHEIFEGTKHEEAIEDGDLDVYSPDSPIGKQVMGKKVGESVSYTAPNGKAITVEITGLREFEF, from the coding sequence ATGACTGACTCAATGCTGCTAACTCAGGCCGCCTACGACAGGCTCAAGGACGAGCTTGAGCAACTGATTACCGTCGGCCGAGTAGAGATTGCCAAGCGCATTCAAGACGCCCGCGAAGAGGGTGACCTGAAGGAGAACGGTGGCTATCACGCTGCCAAGGAAGAGCAGGGCAAGATTGAGGCCCGCATCAACCGACTTGAGGAGATGTTGGCAACTGCCACAATTGGCGCTGCCGATGCATCAGATGGCATCGTGAAGCAGGGGTTGATGGTGCACTGCAAGCTAAACGGCAGAGACACTGAGTTTTTCCTTGGCTCTCACGAAATCTTTGAGGGTACAAAGCACGAGGAGGCAATTGAAGACGGCGATCTCGACGTCTACTCCCCTGACTCCCCGATTGGTAAGCAGGTCATGGGCAAAAAGGTTGGCGAATCCGTTAGCTACACCGCTCCAAACGGCAAGGCGATTACCGTTGAAATTACGGGCCTACGCGAGTTCGAGTTTTAG
- a CDS encoding LemA family protein → MEVFWIVLAVVAIVGIYLWVTYNSLVTLKVRVDEAWSDITIQLKRRADLIPNLIETVRGYATHEREVFENVTKARAATVSPEALAHPAMAAEAEGMLQGALKSLFAVSEAYPQLVASQNFLELQRELTDTEDKIMASRRFFNGGVRELNTKIQQFPNNVFAKNLGFSEREFFEVENPAAIQEPPQVKF, encoded by the coding sequence ATGGAAGTCTTTTGGATCGTACTCGCGGTAGTCGCCATCGTTGGCATTTACCTATGGGTCACCTACAACTCTTTGGTCACACTGAAGGTGCGCGTCGATGAAGCCTGGAGCGATATCACTATCCAGCTCAAGCGCCGAGCTGACCTAATCCCGAACCTGATCGAGACCGTGCGTGGCTATGCCACTCACGAAAGAGAAGTTTTTGAGAATGTGACCAAGGCCAGGGCGGCCACCGTTTCTCCCGAGGCGCTAGCTCACCCGGCCATGGCAGCCGAGGCCGAGGGCATGCTCCAGGGAGCCCTGAAGAGCCTGTTCGCAGTCTCAGAGGCGTATCCTCAGCTGGTCGCCTCTCAGAACTTTTTGGAGCTGCAGCGGGAGCTAACTGACACCGAAGACAAGATCATGGCTTCGCGCCGGTTCTTCAATGGTGGCGTGCGCGAGCTAAACACCAAGATTCAGCAGTTCCCAAACAACGTGTTTGCCAAGAACCTTGGCTTCTCAGAGCGCGAATTCTTCGAGGTTGAGAACCCAGCCGCAATTCAAGAGCCACCACAGGTCAAGTTCTAG
- a CDS encoding hemolysin III family protein: MTLESPDPLHVPLSELKGQPQEDERPSWRGWIHTGVLPFVVVAGVLLIVFSEGWAAKTAAAVYFVSSLLLFGNSALYHRFRWKPFTKKLLKRIDHANIFLLIAGTYTPISVSALNADKGSMLLVLVWSIALLGIFFRVFWINAPRWLYVPIYLALGWIAMLFIVDFFNVNWVMMTLVMVGGLFYSIGAVIYGLKRPNPSPKHFGFHEIFHALTVAAFFCHWVAALIIGLDPAPGSLGSV; encoded by the coding sequence ATGACCCTCGAATCCCCCGATCCGCTTCACGTACCACTATCTGAACTGAAGGGCCAACCGCAAGAGGACGAGCGCCCGAGCTGGCGAGGATGGATCCACACGGGAGTGCTGCCTTTTGTGGTGGTAGCTGGGGTACTGCTGATCGTGTTCTCCGAGGGCTGGGCTGCAAAGACGGCGGCTGCGGTCTATTTCGTTAGCTCGCTACTTCTGTTTGGTAACTCTGCCCTCTACCACCGGTTTCGCTGGAAGCCGTTCACTAAGAAGCTTCTAAAGCGCATCGATCACGCCAACATCTTTTTGCTAATCGCCGGTACCTACACTCCGATCAGCGTCTCGGCTCTCAACGCTGATAAGGGTTCAATGCTGTTGGTGCTGGTTTGGTCAATCGCCTTGCTAGGCATCTTTTTCAGGGTCTTTTGGATCAATGCACCACGTTGGCTCTACGTGCCTATTTATCTAGCACTGGGTTGGATTGCGATGTTGTTCATCGTCGACTTCTTCAACGTGAACTGGGTGATGATGACCCTGGTCATGGTGGGTGGGTTGTTCTACTCAATCGGAGCAGTCATCTACGGTCTGAAGCGGCCGAATCCATCACCAAAGCACTTTGGCTTCCATGAGATCTTCCACGCGCTAACCGTGGCAGCATTTTTCTGCCACTGGGTCGCAGCCCTGATTATTGGGCTTGATCCGGCTCCTGGTTCGCTCGGTTCGGTTTAG
- a CDS encoding DUF501 domain-containing protein, protein MSVSQEDIAEVSRQLGRPARDILDIAARCVCGRALVVKTKPRLGNGTPFPTLYYLTQPAATAAVSTLEASGVMARYQQLLIEDAEVAAQYQKAHDGYLAEREAIEEVEEIKDFSAGGMPTRVKCLHALVGHSLAKGPGVNPIGDLALSELEWSPSRCQCV, encoded by the coding sequence GTGAGCGTCTCTCAAGAAGACATTGCAGAGGTAAGTCGACAGCTAGGTAGACCCGCTCGAGATATTTTGGACATCGCCGCTCGCTGCGTATGTGGGCGTGCCCTGGTTGTGAAGACCAAACCAAGACTTGGAAATGGCACTCCGTTTCCAACCCTTTACTACCTGACTCAGCCAGCGGCAACCGCAGCGGTTTCGACGCTTGAGGCCTCTGGCGTGATGGCTCGTTACCAACAGCTGCTTATCGAAGATGCTGAGGTTGCGGCTCAGTATCAAAAAGCCCACGACGGCTACCTAGCCGAGCGCGAAGCAATTGAAGAGGTCGAAGAAATCAAGGATTTTTCGGCCGGAGGCATGCCAACCCGAGTGAAGTGCCTGCATGCCCTTGTCGGTCACTCACTGGCAAAAGGTCCTGGGGTGAACCCAATCGGGGACCTTGCGCTCAGTGAACTTGAGTGGTCTCCCAGTAGGTGTCAGTGCGTTTAG
- a CDS encoding DUF4307 domain-containing protein, which yields MNQEILSTRYGVKQSNPKRLRIFGAAGITALVLGTAYFALGNNQQFSYEDVGYRVVGDYRLEVDIEITKPTDRTLVCSVQALNNQFAVVGWKEFEFESSEFMTLRHTVTLNTTEQAVTGLVDECRLR from the coding sequence GTGAACCAAGAGATTCTTTCTACCCGCTATGGAGTGAAGCAGTCGAACCCTAAACGATTGCGCATTTTTGGGGCGGCCGGGATCACTGCTCTCGTTCTTGGAACCGCGTACTTCGCCCTAGGTAACAATCAACAGTTCAGCTACGAAGATGTTGGGTACCGGGTTGTGGGCGACTACCGGTTAGAGGTGGACATAGAGATCACAAAGCCAACTGACCGGACCCTGGTTTGCTCGGTACAGGCTCTAAACAACCAGTTTGCGGTTGTCGGCTGGAAAGAGTTTGAGTTCGAATCAAGTGAATTTATGACTCTCAGACACACAGTGACCCTCAACACCACCGAGCAGGCCGTAACCGGTCTGGTCGATGAGTGTCGTCTGCGTTAG
- a CDS encoding M48 family metalloprotease, with the protein MYSAIAANKRNTFIIIGGFVLLLGALAYWWGEASGNGSSALWIILFVFGYALFQYFAAASMAIAMSGAYPIQKADNPRLWNIVENLSISQGLPMPKVYIINDPAPNAFATGRDPKHAVVAATTGLLDIMNDNELEGVMAHELGHVKNYDIRVSTIVFGLVSAVGILADFAMRMAWFSGMGGSNDRNSNNGQIQAFMILIGVVGWIVAALIGPLVSAAVSRQREYLADASGAEMTRYPQGLASALQKLGEYGRPMRKVNSSMAHMYINDPIKPGFVERAFSTHPPIPKRIERLSKIGTSF; encoded by the coding sequence GTGTATTCGGCGATAGCCGCGAATAAGCGCAATACCTTCATAATCATCGGCGGCTTCGTGCTGCTCCTGGGTGCACTGGCCTACTGGTGGGGCGAGGCCTCCGGCAATGGTTCGAGTGCGCTGTGGATTATCTTGTTCGTCTTTGGCTATGCGCTGTTTCAATACTTTGCCGCCGCATCAATGGCTATCGCCATGAGCGGTGCCTATCCAATTCAAAAGGCCGACAATCCCCGGCTCTGGAACATTGTTGAAAACCTCAGTATTTCTCAGGGCCTGCCTATGCCCAAGGTTTACATCATCAATGACCCAGCCCCAAATGCGTTTGCCACCGGGCGAGACCCAAAACACGCAGTGGTCGCTGCCACCACCGGTTTGTTGGACATCATGAATGACAATGAGCTCGAGGGTGTCATGGCTCACGAGCTCGGTCACGTGAAGAACTACGACATTCGAGTTTCAACCATTGTCTTTGGATTGGTTTCCGCAGTTGGTATCTTGGCTGATTTTGCAATGCGCATGGCCTGGTTCTCCGGTATGGGTGGTTCGAACGATCGCAATTCCAACAACGGCCAAATTCAGGCGTTCATGATTTTGATTGGCGTTGTTGGTTGGATCGTGGCGGCTCTAATTGGCCCACTGGTTTCGGCCGCAGTATCGCGCCAGCGCGAGTACCTTGCGGATGCCTCTGGTGCTGAGATGACGAGATACCCACAGGGTCTCGCATCCGCTCTTCAGAAGCTTGGTGAATACGGTCGACCAATGCGCAAGGTGAACTCTTCAATGGCTCACATGTACATCAACGATCCGATCAAGCCGGGGTTTGTAGAGCGAGCTTTCTCAACTCACCCACCAATCCCAAAGCGCATTGAGCGCCTCAGCAAGATTGGCACCAGCTTCTAA
- a CDS encoding septum formation initiator family protein, with translation MPQKPSQPKVPVALSQGKLLARMLKLNSVSVSVILVIVLGTFLVSQDVQTYLDQRRQITEMEQSIKLAEQAVADMQAERDRWQDPVYIRAQARDRLYYVLPGEVSYLVMNSDGMDFSDTSGTLGSVLAKKRNADEISLEAKAARENWVDSIVESVLRSALDTGVSEE, from the coding sequence ATGCCGCAAAAACCATCTCAGCCAAAGGTGCCAGTTGCCCTGTCCCAGGGCAAGTTACTTGCGCGCATGCTAAAGCTGAACAGCGTTTCGGTTAGCGTGATCTTGGTTATTGTGCTCGGCACTTTCTTAGTCTCGCAGGATGTTCAGACCTATTTGGATCAGCGCAGACAAATCACCGAGATGGAACAGTCCATCAAGTTGGCCGAGCAGGCGGTTGCCGATATGCAGGCTGAGCGCGACCGCTGGCAAGATCCGGTTTACATTCGTGCTCAGGCGCGTGATCGGCTCTACTACGTCTTGCCAGGTGAGGTCTCCTATCTCGTAATGAACTCGGATGGAATGGACTTCTCGGATACTTCCGGAACCCTGGGGTCGGTTCTTGCCAAAAAGCGCAATGCCGATGAAATTTCTCTTGAGGCAAAAGCTGCGAGAGAGAACTGGGTGGACTCTATTGTTGAATCCGTGCTGCGCTCCGCGCTTGATACCGGGGTGAGTGAAGAGTGA
- a CDS encoding S8 family serine peptidase, whose product MRLVAALVALTSTLSPADQWWLDAYGFSSISQTGKGVSVAVIDTGIDDTHPDLIGTVVGGRDFSGLGAPDGTAPVGPASYHGTMVASLIAGQGSPGAGVRGVAPAAQLLSLSVGAGVSGADTDTQISQAVIWAVDQGADVINISLSRDSRTWPKSWDRAFSYAFEKDVVIVAASGNKVGEASKPSAPATMPGVVAVGGLSKTGEGALQATTTGISLAVTAPAEELWGSYPNGGVREWSGSSAAAPLVTGLLALMIEADPQASANDLIQRLLGTANDLGQPGFDAIYGFGAIDPIEAVASTLTAEQNPLGSLSEWVKLYRPGSLEEQGELLTPEQSLELNPYPEAQISASQNTDLSVSNDVAWWLNPILYWVLAPFAPLLWFVLRLKRRRDQS is encoded by the coding sequence GTGCGTTTAGTTGCGGCTTTGGTCGCTCTAACCAGCACGCTTTCTCCCGCTGATCAGTGGTGGTTGGATGCCTACGGATTTAGTTCAATCTCTCAAACCGGCAAGGGCGTCTCAGTTGCGGTGATAGACACCGGTATCGATGACACTCATCCAGATCTGATCGGCACAGTAGTTGGCGGTCGCGATTTCTCGGGGCTAGGCGCCCCCGATGGCACTGCACCGGTCGGACCCGCCAGTTATCACGGCACAATGGTTGCCTCTTTGATTGCCGGGCAAGGCAGTCCCGGTGCGGGGGTAAGGGGAGTTGCGCCAGCTGCGCAGCTACTCTCGCTAAGTGTTGGGGCGGGGGTTAGCGGTGCAGACACTGATACTCAAATCTCTCAGGCAGTCATATGGGCAGTTGATCAAGGTGCCGACGTGATTAACATTTCGCTATCCAGAGACTCCAGAACCTGGCCCAAGAGCTGGGATCGCGCCTTTAGCTATGCCTTTGAAAAGGATGTTGTGATTGTTGCCGCGAGCGGCAACAAAGTGGGTGAGGCTTCAAAGCCAAGTGCTCCAGCGACTATGCCTGGAGTGGTTGCAGTTGGCGGTCTATCAAAGACTGGCGAGGGCGCCTTGCAGGCAACCACCACCGGTATTTCATTGGCCGTTACAGCGCCTGCAGAGGAACTCTGGGGGAGTTATCCGAACGGCGGTGTCAGAGAGTGGTCTGGCTCCTCGGCAGCTGCACCGCTGGTGACGGGATTGCTGGCGCTGATGATCGAAGCCGACCCTCAGGCCTCAGCAAATGACTTGATTCAACGACTATTGGGTACTGCAAATGATCTGGGGCAACCTGGTTTTGATGCGATCTACGGGTTTGGAGCGATTGATCCCATTGAGGCGGTAGCCTCCACCTTGACCGCAGAGCAGAACCCGCTGGGTTCATTGAGTGAGTGGGTAAAGCTCTACAGGCCGGGTTCATTAGAGGAGCAGGGTGAGCTTTTAACCCCGGAGCAATCCCTTGAGCTGAACCCCTATCCCGAGGCCCAGATAAGCGCTAGTCAAAATACGGACTTATCGGTCTCTAATGATGTTGCCTGGTGGTTGAATCCGATACTCTATTGGGTGTTAGCCCCCTTTGCACCGTTGCTTTGGTTCGTATTGCGACTGAAGCGTCGCAGGGACCAGAGCTAA
- a CDS encoding FAD-dependent oxidoreductase: protein MSEVTKSRTPKAIAEEILNPKAQQRILIIGGGYAGFYTAWKLEKLLGKNEAEVTLVDPLPYMTYQPFLPEVAAGHIEARHVVVSHRQHLKKTKLISGRMTKVNHKLRKATVQIEGGKPITLEYDQIVMTAGAVTRTFPIKGIAEEAIGMKTIEEAVEVRNRLIGNFERAAALPAGPARDRLLTFVVVGGGFAGIETFAELRSTATYLLRHYPEIKFEDVKFHLIEAMGRIMPEVSLKTAEWVVANLDKRGAKIHLNTQLESADGGVCKLSSGESFASDLIIWTAGVAAAPVAKNCDFPLDARFRINANAKLQIVDGDKVYEGAWTAGDVSAVPDLSGGGVGGYCVPNAQHAVRQAKLLAKNIVASIRGEEIREYFHKNLGAVAGLGIGVGAFQSGKIGITGFVAWIMHRGYHGLAMPTWERKIRVVSGWVWNFILGRDLVSLEPVRNPRLFFSTWATKPGK from the coding sequence ATGAGCGAAGTGACCAAGTCCCGCACCCCAAAAGCAATCGCTGAAGAGATCTTGAACCCCAAGGCACAGCAGCGCATTTTGATCATTGGTGGTGGATATGCAGGTTTCTACACCGCCTGGAAGCTCGAGAAGCTGCTGGGTAAGAATGAGGCCGAGGTCACCTTGGTCGACCCACTGCCTTACATGACCTACCAGCCATTTTTACCTGAGGTTGCTGCCGGTCACATCGAGGCCCGCCACGTCGTGGTCTCACACCGTCAGCACCTGAAGAAGACCAAGCTCATTTCTGGTCGCATGACCAAGGTCAACCACAAGCTTCGCAAGGCCACCGTTCAGATCGAGGGTGGCAAGCCAATCACTTTGGAATACGACCAAATCGTGATGACCGCAGGTGCTGTGACCCGAACCTTCCCAATCAAGGGCATTGCCGAAGAGGCAATTGGTATGAAGACCATCGAAGAGGCGGTAGAGGTAAGAAACCGCCTGATCGGTAACTTTGAGCGTGCCGCAGCATTGCCTGCAGGTCCTGCTCGTGATCGCCTGCTGACCTTCGTGGTTGTTGGTGGCGGTTTTGCTGGAATTGAGACTTTTGCAGAGCTTCGCTCCACCGCGACCTACCTACTGCGTCACTACCCAGAGATCAAGTTCGAGGACGTCAAGTTCCATCTGATCGAGGCGATGGGTCGCATCATGCCTGAGGTTTCACTGAAGACCGCAGAGTGGGTCGTGGCAAACCTCGACAAGCGCGGAGCTAAGATCCACCTGAACACTCAGCTCGAATCTGCTGATGGCGGTGTTTGCAAGCTCTCCTCCGGTGAGAGCTTCGCTTCTGATTTGATCATCTGGACCGCAGGTGTTGCAGCTGCTCCAGTTGCCAAGAACTGCGACTTCCCGCTTGACGCTAGGTTCCGCATCAACGCGAACGCCAAGCTGCAGATCGTTGACGGGGACAAGGTTTACGAGGGCGCCTGGACAGCGGGAGATGTGTCTGCCGTTCCTGACCTCTCTGGCGGTGGCGTTGGTGGCTACTGTGTACCAAACGCTCAGCACGCGGTTCGTCAGGCGAAGCTGCTTGCCAAGAACATCGTTGCCTCAATCCGTGGCGAAGAGATTCGTGAGTACTTCCACAAGAACCTAGGAGCTGTTGCGGGTCTAGGTATCGGAGTTGGAGCATTCCAGTCCGGCAAGATCGGTATTACCGGTTTTGTAGCCTGGATCATGCACCGCGGTTATCACGGTTTGGCCATGCCAACTTGGGAGCGCAAGATCCGCGTCGTATCTGGTTGGGTATGGAACTTTATCCTCGGTCGCGATTTGGTTTCTCTTGAGCCAGTTCGTAACCCACGATTATTCTTCTCAACCTGGGCCACTAAACCCGGTAAGTAA